One Brassica napus cultivar Da-Ae chromosome C2, Da-Ae, whole genome shotgun sequence DNA window includes the following coding sequences:
- the LOC106382108 gene encoding uncharacterized protein LOC106382108 — protein sequence MGEEGEINEFFSENTAMVFWNMDDYPIPAAGIDDLGFIRTNIEEVLHRMGFHGYKEIVVYCKQIQSDVQQELSEARIFYLPSSTRIYITTGGNKAAPVDMTSFLVHSALTISGPNGPLDLVVIAKATPKGELDRVIKCLESRGHTILLIDTTAIRGSFFNVESLLGCARMLRPPPPTRSDLSEGEEEIEEDSSEGEEEFEEDPSYVRYSSKIVDFREPIRPVKENRTGVFWEAEDFPFPPFSSPDEIYGKIKSALWERDFTNKLSIWVYLDDNKKGTWRDVLLGDKVWASRIYFLPGGDKASRRIRMANDIFFWARDFPYKRSKGIVFLFSDQFKDDAEYTEMLQNLVSVSCYVRSIIPTQDSNKPESPNWPGLLIDGGGGYWVDY from the exons ATGGGCGAAGAAGGCGAGATCAACGAGTTTTTTTCCG agaATACGGCAATGGTGTTCTGGAACATGGATGACTACCCAATACCTGCTGCTGGTATCGATGATCTTGGTTTTATTCGTACTaatatcgaagaagttcttcatcGAATGGGCTTTCATGGATATAAGGAAATCGTTGTGTATTGTAAGCAAATCCAGAGCGACGTACAACAAGAGTTGAGCGAGGCCAGAATCTTTTACTTACCCTCAA GTACAAGAATTTACATAACTACTGGTGGTAACAAAGCGGCTCCTGTGGATATGACTTCCTTTTTGGTTCATTCCGCACTAACTATTTCTGGACCAAATGGTCCACTCGATTTAGTGGTGATCGCAAAGGCAACTCCGAAAGGGGAGTTAGATAGGGTTATCAAGTGTTTGGAATCGAGGGGTCACACTATTCTCTTAATTGATACGACTGCTATCAGAGGATCTTTCTTTAATGTAGAATCTCTACTTGGTTGTGCACGTATGTTACGTCCTCCTCCTCCTACTCGTAGCGATCTCTCCGAGGGCGAAGAAGAGATTGAAGAAGATTCTTCCGAGGGCGAAGAAGAGTTTGAAGAAGATCCCTCCTATGTTCGCTACTCCTCCAAGATTGTAGATTTCCGCG AGCCTATAAGACCCGTCAAAGAGAATAGGACAGGCGTCTTCTGGGAGGCTGAAGATTTCCCATTCCCTCCTTTTTCCTCTCCTGATGAGATCTATGGCAAAATCAAATCAGCTCTTTGGGAAAGAGATTTTACCAATAAGCTTTCAATCTGGGTCTATCTTGATGATAACAAGAAAGGGACTTGGAGGGATGTCCTTCTGGGTGACAAGGTGTGGGCTTCCAGAATCTACTTTCTCCCCGGAG gggATAAAGCCTCGAGACGTATTAGAATGgcaaatgacatttttttttgggcaagGGACTTTCCTTATAAAAGATCTAAAGGAATTGTGTTCCTCTTCTCAGATCAATTCAAAGATGATGCCGAGTACACCGAAATGCTTCAAAATCTCGTGAGCGTAAGTTGCTATGTTCGCTCAATAATTCCCACTCAGGACAGCAACAAACCAGAAAGTCCTAATTGGCCAGGATTGCTAATAGATGGAGGAGGAGGATACTGGGTTGATTACTAG